A genome region from Streptomyces showdoensis includes the following:
- a CDS encoding tetratricopeptide repeat protein has product MVTDRYGNPLHECTLETAGHLDRAVEALLHFSPEVERAVGDAVDSAPASPLAQSFAAYLGVLGTEPREAAAARRRFREYLAGVDVTALPVRERLHVTAAGAWLAGDLRQASGLLEELSAAYPRDALALAVGHQLDFFTGDAVRLRDRIGGALSAWDPADPHRGLVLGMYAFGLEESGHYAQAEEAGLAAVEHDPRDVWAIHAVVHTYEMQGRVSEGIGYLDARRADWARDNYLDVHNWWHYALYALEAGDTDAALAVYDASLRHDGSTGQAMELLDAAALLWRIHLAGMRPQARWDALADAWAARADPPYYAFNDVHATMAYAGSGRLDAAERLIADRRRWLTRAGTDADTVTNHRMTAEIGLPACEALLAHARGDHATVVDLLWPLRRRLHEFGGSHAQRDALQRTLLDSALGSGRHELARVLISERTGLRPDSTYNWSARARLADALGDTTRARTARDHARAAATATARALRPAT; this is encoded by the coding sequence ATGGTGACGGACCGGTACGGCAACCCCCTGCACGAGTGCACCCTGGAGACGGCCGGGCACCTGGACCGGGCCGTCGAGGCGCTGCTCCACTTCAGCCCGGAGGTCGAACGGGCCGTCGGTGACGCCGTCGACAGCGCGCCCGCCTCGCCGCTCGCGCAGTCCTTCGCCGCGTACTTGGGGGTGCTCGGTACGGAGCCGCGTGAGGCCGCGGCGGCACGGCGGCGGTTCCGGGAGTACCTGGCCGGGGTGGACGTCACGGCCCTGCCGGTGCGGGAGCGGCTGCACGTCACGGCGGCCGGCGCCTGGCTCGCCGGAGACCTGCGGCAGGCCTCCGGGCTGCTGGAGGAGCTGTCCGCCGCGTACCCGAGGGACGCGCTCGCCCTTGCCGTCGGGCACCAGCTGGACTTCTTCACCGGCGACGCCGTACGCCTGCGCGACCGGATCGGCGGAGCCCTGTCCGCCTGGGACCCCGCGGACCCGCACCGGGGGCTGGTGCTGGGCATGTACGCGTTCGGGCTTGAGGAGTCGGGTCACTACGCGCAGGCCGAGGAGGCCGGGCTCGCCGCCGTCGAACACGACCCTCGCGACGTCTGGGCGATCCACGCCGTGGTCCACACGTACGAGATGCAGGGACGCGTGTCCGAAGGCATCGGCTACCTCGACGCACGGCGGGCCGACTGGGCGCGGGACAACTATCTCGACGTCCACAACTGGTGGCACTACGCCCTCTACGCCCTGGAGGCCGGGGACACCGACGCCGCCCTGGCCGTCTACGACGCCTCGCTGCGCCACGACGGCTCGACGGGTCAGGCGATGGAACTGCTGGACGCGGCGGCGCTGCTGTGGCGGATCCACCTCGCGGGGATGCGGCCGCAGGCCCGCTGGGACGCCCTGGCCGACGCGTGGGCGGCGCGGGCCGACCCGCCGTACTACGCCTTCAACGACGTCCACGCGACCATGGCCTACGCCGGATCCGGACGCCTCGACGCGGCGGAACGGCTCATCGCGGACCGGCGGAGGTGGCTGACCCGCGCCGGCACGGACGCCGACACGGTCACCAACCACCGGATGACGGCCGAGATCGGACTCCCGGCCTGCGAGGCGCTGCTCGCGCACGCCCGGGGCGACCACGCCACGGTCGTGGACCTGCTGTGGCCGCTGCGCCGCAGGCTGCACGAGTTCGGGGGCAGCCACGCCCAGCGCGACGCCCTCCAGCGCACTCTGCTCGACTCCGCCCTCGGCTCCGGGCGGCACGAGCTGGCCCGGGTCCTCATCAGCGAGCGGACCGGCCTCCGCCCTGACAGCACGTACAACTGGTCGGCACGGGCCCGCCTCGCCGACGCCCTGGGCGACACCACCCGGGCCCGCACCGCCCGCGACCACGCCCGGGCAGCGGCGACCGCCACGGCCCGGGCCCTCCGACCCGCGACCTGA
- a CDS encoding RICIN domain-containing protein, with protein sequence MPGGDLERHRGEQVRQYPCNGAVNQRWTLWS encoded by the coding sequence GTGCCTGGAGGCGACCTGGAGCGGCACCGGGGGGAGCAGGTGCGCCAGTACCCGTGCAACGGTGCGGTCAACCAGCGCTGGACCCTGTGGTCCTGA